Proteins encoded by one window of Maliibacterium massiliense:
- a CDS encoding Ig-like domain-containing protein, with the protein MKKYRWLPALLVLAMAFVCMPIPAFAQDAPVAQVGTQQYTSLQAAVDAVPGGNVKTTVTLLDNIVMQTADIVTIAADKTIVLDMAGKSITVTDNFSGRAIVNEGTLTVKGNGVIDASMSQAHGLGAINNKGTLTIENGTFRGAIYASGSCIRNTGSSAILTVYTGVFEGATCAIYNEGKAVLHDGRYAGETCSQCNGTYSYTIRNASVNSHMVINGGTYTGVQGAVSASVGYLEVNTGTFKSLQCPRDASHTATHYALYAAGEVGKVNCVINDGHFETEGRMTAVAIGNDNQGGDGGVNETATGIIKGGTFVAPAGVPALKGAPNTGDPQISGGSFSSSVAKWVTGDLPYELNNGNVYTYHQTFDDALKNAGDGAQITPTATAGTGGAMKTAALDYNDGTGTVVRVAAENDGITLPAISRQGYILKGWQRGTQRYASGSRVAVQDGDSFTAVWAASVSGVTLNQTQLRLLEGESVSLTATVAPANAENPSVTWSSDNPAAATVDADGNVKAVASGAASITVTTKDGGKTARCQVEVVHSAIKVEATEATQTQSGNIVYWHCTRCGRYFRDAALMQEIRLEDTVVPPTGKPADPAPSGTPGDAHNPGAAPPTGDPFARYLCLAMAGVLLAAGGAACAYHARRHRGAR; encoded by the coding sequence TTGAAAAAATATCGATGGCTACCGGCGCTGCTGGTGCTGGCGATGGCGTTTGTTTGTATGCCCATCCCCGCGTTTGCGCAGGATGCACCTGTGGCCCAAGTGGGCACGCAGCAGTATACAAGCCTGCAGGCGGCGGTTGATGCAGTGCCCGGCGGCAATGTCAAAACCACCGTTACGCTGCTTGACAATATTGTGATGCAAACCGCGGATATTGTCACCATTGCCGCGGATAAGACCATCGTACTGGATATGGCTGGGAAGAGCATCACCGTCACGGACAATTTCAGCGGCCGGGCGATTGTAAATGAAGGCACGCTTACCGTGAAGGGCAACGGGGTCATCGACGCCTCCATGTCACAGGCACACGGCCTTGGCGCCATCAATAATAAGGGCACGCTCACGATTGAGAACGGGACCTTCCGCGGCGCCATCTATGCAAGCGGCTCCTGCATCCGCAATACCGGAAGCAGCGCGATTCTGACTGTATATACGGGTGTGTTCGAGGGCGCGACCTGCGCGATTTACAACGAGGGCAAAGCCGTACTTCACGATGGCCGCTATGCAGGCGAGACCTGCAGCCAGTGCAACGGTACTTACTCTTACACCATCCGCAACGCCAGCGTCAACTCCCATATGGTCATCAATGGCGGCACCTATACCGGCGTGCAGGGCGCGGTCTCGGCATCGGTCGGTTATCTTGAGGTCAACACAGGCACGTTCAAATCGCTGCAATGCCCGCGGGACGCCAGCCACACCGCCACCCACTACGCGCTGTACGCGGCCGGTGAGGTGGGCAAGGTCAACTGCGTTATCAACGATGGCCATTTTGAAACCGAGGGACGTATGACCGCCGTGGCCATCGGCAACGATAATCAAGGTGGAGACGGCGGCGTCAACGAGACGGCCACGGGCATTATCAAAGGCGGCACGTTCGTCGCGCCCGCAGGCGTACCCGCGCTCAAGGGCGCGCCCAATACCGGCGATCCGCAGATTTCCGGCGGCAGCTTCTCCAGTTCTGTTGCCAAATGGGTGACGGGCGATCTCCCCTATGAGCTCAATAACGGCAACGTCTACACCTATCATCAGACGTTTGATGACGCGCTGAAAAACGCCGGCGACGGCGCGCAAATCACGCCCACCGCCACGGCCGGAACAGGCGGCGCTATGAAGACGGCAGCACTGGACTACAACGACGGCACGGGCACCGTTGTGCGCGTGGCGGCCGAAAATGACGGGATCACCCTCCCCGCGATCTCGCGGCAGGGATACATCCTCAAGGGCTGGCAGCGCGGAACGCAGCGCTACGCGAGCGGCAGCCGCGTCGCTGTGCAGGACGGCGACAGCTTTACCGCCGTTTGGGCGGCGTCCGTCAGCGGCGTGACACTGAATCAAACACAGCTGCGCCTGCTGGAGGGCGAAAGCGTCTCCCTGACGGCGACGGTCGCGCCCGCGAACGCGGAAAACCCGTCCGTCACCTGGTCGAGCGACAATCCGGCGGCAGCAACGGTGGACGCCGATGGCAACGTCAAGGCGGTGGCTTCGGGCGCTGCAAGCATTACGGTGACGACCAAGGACGGCGGCAAAACCGCACGCTGCCAGGTGGAGGTCGTGCACAGCGCCATCAAAGTAGAGGCAACCGAGGCGACGCAGACCCAGAGCGGGAATATCGTCTACTGGCACTGCACACGCTGCGGCAGATACTTCCGCGACGCGGCGCTGATGCAGGAAATCCGTCTGGAGGATACGGTGGTTCCGCCCACGGGCAAGCCCGCGGACCCCGCGCCATCCGGAACGCCGGGGGATGCGCACAACCCCGGCGCGGCTCCGCCGACAGGCGACCCCTTTGCGCGCTATCTCTGCCTTGCCATGGCAGGCGTGTTGCTTGCGGCAGGGGGCGCTGCGTGCGCATACCACGCGCGCAGGCACAGGGGCGCGCGGTAA